The window AGGTCCACGAACCCGGCCGCGGACTCACCCCGAGCGGGTGATCCAGGACGGCCGGCGAGGCGCGAGGCTACCGACGTGTCCACAGAAGTGCAGTCGAAGAAGGCCGGACTGGGCGTGCTGCTGGCGGCCTGCGTCTCGGCGCTCGTGGTCAACGCCAACACCTCGGCGGTCACCATCCTGCTCCCGGCGATCAGCGCCGACCTCGGCGTACCGGTCGACCAGCTGCAGTGGGCGGTGACCGGATACATGCTGGTCGGCGCGGCCGTCATCGTGACCTCCGGCGCGCTCGGCGACGTCTTCGGCCGAAGACGGGTGTTCATCGGCGGCCTGCTGCTGTTCGTCGCCTCATGCGCGCTGATCGCCCTGGCCGGCTCCGGCGCCGGGGTGGTCGCCGGCCGGATGATCCAGGGCGCGGCCGGTTCCACCATCCTGGCCTGCGGCATGAGCCTGCTGTCGGTCGGCTCGGCGGGCGCCGGGCAGATGAAGGCGATCACCATGTGGGGTGCCGCGTCCGCGGTCGGCGCCGCCGCCGGGCCACTGATCGGTGGCGTCCTGGTCGACTCCACCGGCTGGCAGGGCCTGTTCTGGATCGACGCCGTCATCGCCGCGATCTGCATCCCGATCGCCCGGTTCACCGTGCGGGAGTCCCGCGACGAGCAGCGCAGCAGGTCGATCGACGTGCTCGGCACCGTCCTGGTCGCGGTCGCGCTGGCCCCGCTCGTGCTGGCGCTCAGCGAGGGCGGCTCGTGGGGCTGGTTCTCCGCACCGACCATCGGCTGCCTGGTGCTGGCGGTCGTCGGCGGGTTCGGGTTCGTGGCCGCCGAGAAACGTGCCGCGGCCCCGCTGGTCGACCTGGCGCTGCTGCGCAACCGGGTGCTGGTCGGCGCGACCATCGCCATCCTGCTGGTGGCCGGGGCCATCAACGCCCTGATGTACCTGCTCAGCCTCTACTTCCAGGATCCGGCCACGTTCGGCATGACCCCCCTCGAGGCGGGTCTGGCCACGCTGCCGGCGGCGGCCGCGATGATCGCGATCACCCCGCTGATCACCCCGCTCGCGGTGAGGATCGGCGCCGGGCGGGCCGTCGCGCTCGGGTTCGGGCTGGCCGCCCTGGCCAGTGCCGCGTTGATCCGGGTCGACGCGGGCTGGACGTACGCCACGTTCGTGCTGCCGCTGATCGTCATCGCGGTCGGGCTCGGGCTCGCCAACGGCCCGGCGTCGTCGGCGTCCACCTCGGCCGTTCCGGAGGACCAGGTCGGGCAGGCGTCCGGCATCTCCAACATGGCCCGGTACGTCGGCGGCTCGCTGGCGGTCGCGGCGGTCGCCACGGTGTCCACCGCGGTCACCGACGCCCGTACCGCCGATGGGGTCGCCACCGCCGACGCGCTGGCCGCCGGCCTGGCCGGCGCGTCGATCCTGATGACTGTCATGTCCGCCGCCGGGGTCGCCCTTATCGTGTTGATGCGCCGGCACCGGGCCGAGAAGCCACACGCCGTGCACCTGGCCGCCGCCGCGGCCTCGACCAGCCACACCATCCCGACCCGGCCCGTCCCCATAGGAGGCACCCCGACATGACGGACCTTTTCCGCCACCGGATGGATCGCGCGGTCGTCCAGGCCGCCGAGGCCGGGCTGACCGGCCTGCTCGTCACCCCCGGCCCCGACCTCACGTATTTCACCGGCTACCGGCCGACCGCGATCACCGAGCGGATCACCATGCTGGTGCTCGACGCCGACCACGACCCGCACCTGATCGTCCCGATCCTGGAACGCCCGGACGCGGAGCGGGCCGCCGGTGCGGGCGCGGTGACGATCACCGACTGGGCCGACGGCACCGACCCGTTCGCGTCCGCCGCCCGCCTGCTGGATCCGAAGGGCCGCTACGCGGTCTCCGACAACGCGTGGGCACTGCACCTGCTCGGCCTGCAGGAGGCGCTGCCCGGCTCGGCGTACACGTCGATGACCGGGTCGCTGCCGATGCTGCGGGCGGTCAAGGACGACGACGAGGTGGCCCGGCTGGCTGCCGCGGGTGCGGCCGCCGACGCGGCCTACGAGCAGATCGTGGGGGTACGGTTCGCCGGCCGCACCGAACACGAGATCGGCACCAACCTGGCCGTCCTGCTGCGCGAGCACGGTCACTCACAGGTCGACTTCACCGTCGTCGGCTCCGGCCCCAACGGCGCCAACCCGCACCACGAGATGGGTGAGCGGGTGATCGCCGAGGGGGACATGGTGGTCCTCGACTTCGGTGGGCTCAAGGACGGCTACGGCTCCGACACCACCCGTACCGTGCACGTGGGCGAGCCGACCGTACAGGAGCGGGAGGTGTTCGAGATCGTCCGGGAGGCGCAGCAGGCGGCTTTCGAGGCGGTCCGGCCCGGGGTGGCGTGCGAACAGATCGACCGGGTGGCCCGGGATGTGATCACCCGGGCCGGGTACGGCGAGTTCTTCATCCACCGCACCGGACACGGGATCGGGCTGACCACGCACGAGCCGCCGTACCTGGTGGCGGGGGAGCGGCGTCCGCTCGTACCGGGCATGTGTTTCTCGATCGAACCGGGCATCTATCTGCCGGGCCGGTTCGGGGTGCGGATCGAGGACATCGTCACGGTGACCGCCGACGGTGGCCGGCGGCTCAACAACACCAGCCGGGAGCTACGGATCGTCGCCTGAAATGTCCCTACCGGCAGGGCGGGTATCACCCTGACCGTTCGGCTGTCAGACATGTGGAGGACCTCACCTGAACCGAACGGGGAACCGACATGTCCATGGAGCCGATGGATCTGCGCAGTGACACCCTGAGCCGGCCCGACCCCGCGATGCTGCACGCCATGGCGAACGCCGATCACGGCGACGACCGATACGGCGAGAGCACCGCGACCACCGAACTCGAGGAACACTGCGCGGCCCTGTTCGGCAAGGAATCCGGACTGTTCATGCCCTCCGCGACGATGAGCAACCAGGTCGCCCTCAAGGTTCTCGCCACCCGCGGCGGTGATGTGCTGTGCGAGGCGGGCCACCACCTCGACGAGTTCGCGGCGGCCGCGGCGGCCGACCTCGCCGGGGTCACCGTCAACGCCGTGACCAGCGCGGACGGCTTCCTCCGGCCGGAGGCCGCGGCCCTCCCGACGACGGGTCTGGTCTGGGTCGAGAACACCATCACCGCCCGGGGCGGCCGGATCCACCCGCTGCCGCTGCTCACCGCGCTGAAGGAGTGGACCGGCCGGCGCGGCATCCCGGTCTATCTGGACGGGGCCCGGATCATGCACGCCGTCGCGGCCACCGGCGTCGCCCCCGCCGCGTGGGGCGCCACCAGCGACGCGATGGCCCTCTGCTTCGCCAAGGGACTGGGCGCGCCGTTCGGATCGGTGCTCCTCGGCACGGCGGACTTCATCCGGGTGGCCCGCCGCTACCGCCGGTGGTACGGCGGCGCGCTGCACCGGTCCGGACCGGCCGCCGCGGCCGCGCTGTGGGCGCTGCGGCACAACAGCACCCGGCTCGCCGAGGACCACGCCAACGCGGCGCTGTTCGCCGCCATGCTCGCCGAGTCGCCGCACGTCGAGGTCACCCGCCCGGACACCAACATCGTGCACGTCGATGTGAGCCGTCTGCACCTGTCGCCGGCCGAGTTCGTGGTCCGGGCGGCTGAAGCCGGGGTCCGGGTGCTCGCCGGGCGGCGCGGCGAGATCCGTGCCGTCTTCGGTGGCGGCACCTCCCGGCGGCAGGCCATCCGTGCGGCCGAGCGGCTGATCGCCGTGGCCGGGCGGATCGGGCCCGCCCGAACCCTGACGCTGGGCGGGGTGCCCTGGTGGGACCGGATCGGCCCGTCCTACCCGGTGACGGTGTCCGCCCAGGCGCAGAGCCGCACCTGGCGCTGAGCTCGCACCGTCGCGGTCACTGGTCGGCGTGCTCGAAGGTCAGGACACTGTGCCGGGGCACGGCGCGCCACAGGTCGTACAGATGCGGATGCTCGGGGATCGTGGCCCGGACGGCGGCGAGCGCGGCCGCCCGCGCCGGCCCCGGCGGGGTGCGGTCGAAACCGGTGCCGCCGGTGCTCAGGGTGTGGAACCCGGCGAACCGCATGTCCAGGCTGACCTGCCACCATGCCGGGCCACCCGGAGCCGGGAGGGTGAACCGGCGGGTCAGGCCCAGCGTGGCGGTGCGATCCGACCACGAGTAGCGGCCCCACTGAACCTGGAAACAGTCGTCGCCGAGCCCGTCGAACCCGGTCTGGACGAACTCGGTGAACGCCAGCCACGCCGACTCCACGTCGGTCACGCTGTCCGGGTCCACGTGATGGCTCAGCAGCAGCCGCTCGAAGATCTCTCCGGGCGTCTCCGGGCGTACGGCGCCGGCCGCGACCCGGAAGGTGTCGCGCCCCCGCCGGTCGGTGGCGCCATGACCGAGCCGGATCACCACCGTGTCGTCGTCGCGGCCCACCACGTCACAGCACAGGTCCAGCGGCGTCGGCAGTCGCGAACCGCGGACGTCGCCGATGTCGATCAGCGGCGCGTGCCCGAGGATCACCGCCGCCGTCCCGTCCCATTCGGCCAGGTGCACCTCGACCCGGACGGGCCAGTTTCCGGTCATATCGATCGCTGTCGCCGTCACGTAGTGCACCTGACCGATCGTGCCTCATCGGCGCATCCCGGGGGCCACCAGGGGCGGCCCCCGAGGACACCGGTCAGAGGACCGTGCAGGCGGTTCCGTTCAGAGTGAACGCGGCCGGGACCGGGTTGCCACCGGTCCAGCTACCGAGGAAACCGAACGAGGTGGAACCACCGGCGGCGATGCCGCCGTTCCAGGCGGCGTTGCCGACCGTCACCGCGGCACCCGACTGTGTGACGGTGCCGCCCCACAGCTGGCTGATCTGCTGTCCGCCGGTGAACTGCCAGGCCAGCCTCCACGAGGTGAGCGCGGTGCCGCCGGTGTTGGCGACCTTCACGTCACCCTGGAAACCACCCGGCCAGCTGCCGGTGACCCGGTAGGTGACCGCGCACGCCCCGGTGCCCGGGTCGGTGCTCACACTGGCGCTCGGCGACACGCTCGTACTCGCGCTCGGGCTTGTTCCGATCTTCGACGGGTCGACCACGCCCCAGTACGCCGACTTGGCCTGCAGCGTGGTGTCGAACAGCAGCGGGGCGTCCTTGCGGGCCACCGGGTAGGTGTCCAGCCAGGTGTTGTCGTCAGCCAGGCCCCACAGCGTGACCGAGGTGATCTCGCCGGGGTACTGACGGAACAGCGCGAACATGTCGCGGTAGACGTACGCCTGCTTGAGCAGTCGGTCCGCCGGCGGCGTCGGGAAGCTCTCGCCGCTGCCGGTGTAGATGCTGACGTCCATCTCGGTGACCTGCTGGTCGATGCCGAGCGGCACGAACTTGTCGATCATCGCCTTGGTCTCGGCGACGGTCGGCCAGTTGATGTTGATGTGCACCTGGTGACCGACCCCGTCGATCGGCACGCCCTCCGCCTTCAGCTGCTGCACCAGGCCGAACAGGAAGTCCCGCTTGGCCGCCACGTTCGTGTTGTAGTCGTTGATGTACAGCTTGGCGTGCGGGGCCACCTCACGGGCCACCCGGAACGCGGTCCGGATGTAGTCCAGACCGGCCACGTTGTACCAGCTGCTGCGGCGCAGGCCGTCCGACTGGCTCTCGTCGATCACCTCGTTGACCACGTCCCACACACCGATGTCGGTGCCGTAGTGGGCGGCCACGTTGCGGATGTGGTTCTCCAGACGGGCCAGCAGCAGCGTCTTGTCCTCGGCGGTCGCCGTCATCGGCTGGCCGTCGGCACCGGTGAACACCCACGAGGGCGTCTGGTTGTGCCACACCAGCGTGTGCCCGCGGATGGCGAGACCGTTCGCCTTCGCGAACGCGATCAACGGATCGGCCTGGGCGTACGTGAAGGTGTTCTCGGTCGGCTCGGTGGCGTCCCACTTCAGCGCATTGCCCGGGGTCACCGAGTCGAAGTGCTTGGTGAGCAGCTGTCCGTGCTGGGTCACGGTCTCCGCGCCGGTGATCGCGGCACCGACCGGGAACTCGGTGACCACGTCCTTGACCGAGGGGATGTCGGTCTGAATCGGCAGCGCCGGCACGTAATCGGCGGTGACGTCGTCGATGTAGAGGTCGCCGGTGGTCGACGCGGTCTCCACGTAGACGCGCAGGAACTCCACATCGGTGGCCAGGGTGTACCGGCCGGTCAGGTTCACCCAGGCGCCGGTGGTCACCGCGGTGTTGCCGACCACCTGGTCGTAAGAGGCGACCCCGCCGGTGCGGCGTTCCACACTGAGGCGGGCGCTGTCCGAGGCGGAGGCCATCCGTACCCACACCGAGATGGTGTAGGCGGTGCCCTTCTCGAACGTGCCGAGCACGTCCAGCGACGGTCCCTGCCAGGTGGCGGTGCGGCCACCGACCAGCAGACTGGCGGCGCCGCCGTGCGCGACGGTGGTGCTGGTGGCGAGGGTCTCGGCGGACCGGCCGGCCCAGCCCTGGACGGTGCCGTCCTCGAAGTCACTGGTCAGAACGGTGATGGCGGTGGGCTCGGCGGCGGCGTCGGCGGTCGCGCTGACCACGGCGACGGTTGCCAGCGCGGTCAGGGCGGCCAAGGCCAGCCGGGGGAGAGCGCGCATTCGCGGGCTCCTTCGGGGGAGAGGAGGGAGATTGAGCGACATCGTTACATGGGAGCGCTCCCATTACAACGGTGTGACCACCCGATGTCCGGCGCCCACATTGCCCTGCTTGTTGGCCGGCACAAGGAGCACCGCGGACCCGACAACGCGGTGGGAGAGGGCCGGTGTGCCGAGGCGGATAGAGTCTGGCGGATGCGAGGGCCGAGACTACGTCCTGGTGACCGGGTCCGGGTCGTGTCGCCGGCCAGCTTTCCCAGTGCGGAGTGGGCCGAGCAGGTGATGGAGACCCTTGCCGGCTGGGGGCTGCGGCCGGAACTCGGCGAGCATGCCCTGGATCGGCGGGGGTTCCTGGCCGGCTCCGACGAGGACCGGCTCGCCGATGTCAACGCCGCCCTGCGTGATCCGGGGGTGCGGGCGGTCGTCGCGGCTACGGGCGGCGCGGGCGCGTACCGGATCGTGGACGGCCTGGACCTGGCCGCCGTGCGGGCCGACCCGAAGCCCGTGGTGGGTTTCAGTGACATCACGAATCTGCACCTGGCGCTGTGGACGGCGACGGGGTCGGCGGGGGTGCACGGCTGTGTGGGTACCGGCGGTCGCACCGACGAGTCGTGCCGGCGGTTGCTGTTCGAGACCGAGCCGATCACCCTGTGGGCCGAGCCGTCCCCGGTGACCGTCGCGGGCCGGGCCACCGGTGTCCTCGTGGGCGGCAACGCCGTCGCGGTGAGCAACTTCCTCGGCGCCGGCCTGCCGCGCCTCGACGGGGTGATGCTCTGCCTCGAAGGTCCGCAGAACCCGCATTTCGACCGGATGCTCTGGGGCATGTCGCGGGCCGGGCTGCTCGACGGGATCCGCGGCGTCGCGATCGGTGACCTCACCGGGCTCGAACCGAGCGTCGCCGAACCGGGCCCCGACCAGGTCGTAGCCGTCGTCTGTGAACGTCTGGGCGGCTTGGGCGTACCGATTCTCGGCGGGTTGCCCTTCGGACATGTAGCGGACCAGGTGTGCCTTCCGGTAGGCGTCGACGCGACGCTCGACGCGCACGCGGGCACGCTGACCGCCGATTCGGCGGTGTGCTGATGGATACCGTCCTGCCCAACCAGGCCCTGCGTGACCCGACGGTCCGGGGGATCGTCCTCGACGGCGATCACCGCCTGCTCGACGGCCTCGACCTCGCAGCGGTTCGGGCCGACCCCAAACCGATCATCGGCACCGGCGGGACCACCTTCGTCCACCTGGAACTGTGGCGCGAGTGCGGGTTGGTCGGCTACCACGGCGACGGGCCGATCCGGCCCGCTCCGCTGCGGCTCACCGGTACCACCCTGGTGCCCGGCCGCGCCTCCGGCGTTCTGCTCGGCGGCAGCCTCGGCCCACTGCGGGCGATGATCGGTGCGGGCCTGCCCAGCCTCGACGGCGCGATCCTGCTGCTCACCGGCGAACGTACCCAAGGACTGGGCCAGGTCGACCGCCAGTTGACCCATTTGATCCGTGCGGGCGTCTTCGACGGGGTCCGTGGCGTAGCGGTAGGCCACTTCGCCGGCTTCGACGGCCTCATCGACCGTGACTGGGAACTCGGCGACGTCCTCACCGACCACCTGAGCACTCTCGGCGTACCGGTACTGACCAACCTGCCGATCGGCCAGGGGCGACCACCGGTGCCCATCGGTGTCGCCGCCACGATCGACACGGCCGAATCCGTACTGACCGTCGCCTGAACGCTTTGTGGAGGTACGAGCCGCGTGACCGAACCTCATCGCGGCGAATCCGACCGGCCGACGCGATGCCGTGCGCCGGTGGGCGCGCTGTTGCTACATCCGGGGAGACATCAGCCGGCTGACGACCAGGCCGGCGGTGACGAGCAGGAAACCGGTGATCAAGGCGGGGGTGCGAACCCGACGACCGACCAGGCAAGCGGCGAGGCCGGCGAGCAGGCCCGAGAGCACGGCCAGGCTGGGCAGAGGTCGCGCCCAGTCCGGACCGTTCGCCGGACAGGTATCCATGCCGTTGGGGACGGGGCACGTCGAGGTGAGGTAGGCCGCGTCGATGAACGTGTATCCGGCGAAGCAGAACAGCAGGGCGAACATCGCCACGGTCCCGAGGAACGCATTTCGGCTGCCGTATCGCTCGGGCTGCACCGCTATGCCTCCGTCCTTGTCATAACTCTGGATCTAAAGGCCTTCTCTCGACTTCATGATCGAGTTCGCCACCTTGCCACCCAGGAGAATGAGCACGTCGAGGACCGCAAGGAAGACCCCGGCCCGTCGAATTCGGCTGCTGACAGACGGTCTGGCGATGACGGATCAAGCCCCGGGCAGCTCGGGGTCAAAGGTGCTGCCGCCACGTCCGAGTCCTGCACCGCGGTGAGCAGAAACGCGCCGAAGCCCCGCCGATCCGACCCCGCCGTCCGTTCCCGGCCGCTCTGCGCACATGCCACCTACCGACCTCGCCGCGCCGCTGCGATCCGGGCACGGCTGCGCCGGACCGTATGCCGCACGGCAGAGCAGCATCGACATCCGGGCCGCTGCCGGCTACAGGGTCGACCCCTTTGAACTCGCTGCTGCACGCGACCTTCGGTCAACCGCCCCGGTGCAATCCGGCTCGACCTCCTGGCCGCGGTCGTTCGGTCACCGTGAGCGGAGCAGGGTCCGGCGGCGTGCAGGGGTTTCCGAGGATGTGCGGCTTGTCGGACTGCCTCCATGCGTCCTCGTCGCGGAACGGTACCAGGCTAGAATCCTAGGATGCCCTAGCGGGCGTGCGGCCGGTCTCGAAATCATTCGGCGGCGGGGCCGCGATCGTCGTCGGTCTTCGGCGGGCCGCCCTCCGCGCCTTCGCCCTCCACGCCTTCACCCTTCGGACGATCGGGGCGTGTGCTCGCACGCCGGGCGTGTGCCGGGCCGGCGGCTCATGATCGAATCAGGTGAGGATCGATCGATGGTGAGGGGTTCGGATGAGTGTCGTCCGGCAGTTCCGGTGGGCTGACTATGAGCGGGTCGTCGCCGTCTGGGAGGCGTCCGGCGCCGCTGTGCTGTCCCGGCCGGAACTCGAGGCCAAACTGTTGCGCGACCCGGAGTTGTTCCTGGTGGCGGAATCGGGGGAGGAC of the Actinoplanes sichuanensis genome contains:
- a CDS encoding MFS transporter, which produces MSTEVQSKKAGLGVLLAACVSALVVNANTSAVTILLPAISADLGVPVDQLQWAVTGYMLVGAAVIVTSGALGDVFGRRRVFIGGLLLFVASCALIALAGSGAGVVAGRMIQGAAGSTILACGMSLLSVGSAGAGQMKAITMWGAASAVGAAAGPLIGGVLVDSTGWQGLFWIDAVIAAICIPIARFTVRESRDEQRSRSIDVLGTVLVAVALAPLVLALSEGGSWGWFSAPTIGCLVLAVVGGFGFVAAEKRAAAPLVDLALLRNRVLVGATIAILLVAGAINALMYLLSLYFQDPATFGMTPLEAGLATLPAAAAMIAITPLITPLAVRIGAGRAVALGFGLAALASAALIRVDAGWTYATFVLPLIVIAVGLGLANGPASSASTSAVPEDQVGQASGISNMARYVGGSLAVAAVATVSTAVTDARTADGVATADALAAGLAGASILMTVMSAAGVALIVLMRRHRAEKPHAVHLAAAAASTSHTIPTRPVPIGGTPT
- a CDS encoding aminopeptidase P family protein, which gives rise to MTDLFRHRMDRAVVQAAEAGLTGLLVTPGPDLTYFTGYRPTAITERITMLVLDADHDPHLIVPILERPDAERAAGAGAVTITDWADGTDPFASAARLLDPKGRYAVSDNAWALHLLGLQEALPGSAYTSMTGSLPMLRAVKDDDEVARLAAAGAAADAAYEQIVGVRFAGRTEHEIGTNLAVLLREHGHSQVDFTVVGSGPNGANPHHEMGERVIAEGDMVVLDFGGLKDGYGSDTTRTVHVGEPTVQEREVFEIVREAQQAAFEAVRPGVACEQIDRVARDVITRAGYGEFFIHRTGHGIGLTTHEPPYLVAGERRPLVPGMCFSIEPGIYLPGRFGVRIEDIVTVTADGGRRLNNTSRELRIVA
- a CDS encoding threonine aldolase family protein; the protein is MSMEPMDLRSDTLSRPDPAMLHAMANADHGDDRYGESTATTELEEHCAALFGKESGLFMPSATMSNQVALKVLATRGGDVLCEAGHHLDEFAAAAAADLAGVTVNAVTSADGFLRPEAAALPTTGLVWVENTITARGGRIHPLPLLTALKEWTGRRGIPVYLDGARIMHAVAATGVAPAAWGATSDAMALCFAKGLGAPFGSVLLGTADFIRVARRYRRWYGGALHRSGPAAAAALWALRHNSTRLAEDHANAALFAAMLAESPHVEVTRPDTNIVHVDVSRLHLSPAEFVVRAAEAGVRVLAGRRGEIRAVFGGGTSRRQAIRAAERLIAVAGRIGPARTLTLGGVPWWDRIGPSYPVTVSAQAQSRTWR
- a CDS encoding endo-1,4-beta-xylanase codes for the protein MRALPRLALAALTALATVAVVSATADAAAEPTAITVLTSDFEDGTVQGWAGRSAETLATSTTVAHGGAASLLVGGRTATWQGPSLDVLGTFEKGTAYTISVWVRMASASDSARLSVERRTGGVASYDQVVGNTAVTTGAWVNLTGRYTLATDVEFLRVYVETASTTGDLYIDDVTADYVPALPIQTDIPSVKDVVTEFPVGAAITGAETVTQHGQLLTKHFDSVTPGNALKWDATEPTENTFTYAQADPLIAFAKANGLAIRGHTLVWHNQTPSWVFTGADGQPMTATAEDKTLLLARLENHIRNVAAHYGTDIGVWDVVNEVIDESQSDGLRRSSWYNVAGLDYIRTAFRVAREVAPHAKLYINDYNTNVAAKRDFLFGLVQQLKAEGVPIDGVGHQVHININWPTVAETKAMIDKFVPLGIDQQVTEMDVSIYTGSGESFPTPPADRLLKQAYVYRDMFALFRQYPGEITSVTLWGLADDNTWLDTYPVARKDAPLLFDTTLQAKSAYWGVVDPSKIGTSPSASTSVSPSASVSTDPGTGACAVTYRVTGSWPGGFQGDVKVANTGGTALTSWRLAWQFTGGQQISQLWGGTVTQSGAAVTVGNAAWNGGIAAGGSTSFGFLGSWTGGNPVPAAFTLNGTACTVL
- a CDS encoding S66 peptidase family protein, whose product is MRGPRLRPGDRVRVVSPASFPSAEWAEQVMETLAGWGLRPELGEHALDRRGFLAGSDEDRLADVNAALRDPGVRAVVAATGGAGAYRIVDGLDLAAVRADPKPVVGFSDITNLHLALWTATGSAGVHGCVGTGGRTDESCRRLLFETEPITLWAEPSPVTVAGRATGVLVGGNAVAVSNFLGAGLPRLDGVMLCLEGPQNPHFDRMLWGMSRAGLLDGIRGVAIGDLTGLEPSVAEPGPDQVVAVVCERLGGLGVPILGGLPFGHVADQVCLPVGVDATLDAHAGTLTADSAVC
- a CDS encoding LD-carboxypeptidase — its product is MDTVLPNQALRDPTVRGIVLDGDHRLLDGLDLAAVRADPKPIIGTGGTTFVHLELWRECGLVGYHGDGPIRPAPLRLTGTTLVPGRASGVLLGGSLGPLRAMIGAGLPSLDGAILLLTGERTQGLGQVDRQLTHLIRAGVFDGVRGVAVGHFAGFDGLIDRDWELGDVLTDHLSTLGVPVLTNLPIGQGRPPVPIGVAATIDTAESVLTVA